ACATTAGATAGATTAGAATAGATATTAAATAGACAGGGCACATGTGCATTTTCATCCTCAACCGAAATTTCAACTACTGTTCAGAAATAGTCCTAAAAAATATGTTGTCAGCACCACCTCTCCAGTTAGgcattgcttttctttttaagAGCAAATAAGGCTAATGGTGTACCTGTTGAGGTAGGAGGTGCCTGAACTGGCAATTTCCTCTTGGCCCTGGGTCACATAAAAGAACATGGGCTTATCTGGCTGAGGCCACTGGAAATCAAAGCCTTTCTTGATGCGATCAGCTGGTGGAAAGGGAAGACAGTATAAAATTACAGACATTCAACAGATGCGAGAAGCATCAAAACATTAACCACCTAAAAAGCGCACATACCGGCAGTGACTCCGTTCTGTAGGGATCCCTCATAGAAAATATTGGAGGGGAAGGCGCTGAGAGCAGGGTGCATACGGTACTGCACTTGAAGACGAATGGGCCGGATGCCCAGCACAACAAGCCTCTCAAAAAGAGACTGTGACAGGCCTGCTTTAGCTGCCTTCTTACACATCACCACTGGGCCCAACTGGCAGTGGTCTCCCACCAGGATCAGCTGAAGATGaaaatttgtgaaaataaaataagtggAAGTTTCTTTAAAttgaacacaatttaaaaaggtTTCGCCAAGCCAGGGTTACTCAGCATTACATGAATGGACACCTTGGGGTAGTACCTGCTTAGCCCCCAGCACTACAGGCACCATGCATTCTGGCTCAGTGGCCTGGGTGCTCTCATCTATCAGGATGGAGCGGAACTGCATCTTAGCCAGGCGAGGATCACCTGCACCAACACATGTGCAGCAGATAACATCTGCATTCtgcaaaacagaaagaaagagcaacAGTCAAGAGAAATAAAAGGTGGCCCTGTTTCTATTGTGCCTTGTCTGAGAATACAAGAACACAATGCTTACAAGGACAAACACCTCGCCAACTACCACCTGACTCATTTTCTGTTTAGTAGAATATTGGTTTATCTCAAATAAATTCACTTGTTATGAAACGACAAGAAAAGTATCATTAAAATACATAGATTACATTGTTTCTGTGCTGCATTCTTTACATTGTCAGTGCTAAATTTCATTCTTGTCTCAGACCACTGGCATGTGTTACTTAGAGAAGAATGAGTCCATACGAGGAATGAAAAGTACCATGAGCAACTCTCTTTCAGCCGCACGTTTCAGGGCTCTGTAGCGTTTCTCATCAGAGGATGACAGCTCTCCAGTCTCGTCCTTCAGCTGCTGCAGCTTCTGCAGTTCTGGCATACTGCATAGACAAACTACTTTATTAGGTCTGCGACTATACTCTCCTTACAACAGAAGCAGGGCTATACAAACACTTTTGTTGGTAGCATTTGCGTTTCTAATTGATCTATCAACAACAAATATGTCCTTGTTAATGTCTGTTTTGCACCTTTTTCAGAAACAGAGTTCCAAGAGACTGACATTTTATCTCAGTTATCATAAAGAGGTTAGCTTTATTCGTTTTTACCTGTCCATGTTCCTAATCTGGTTGTGCAAGGCAAGGAAGGAGACTGGAGAATCAATAGCCTCCCTACTTTTAGCACACAGACGCACTACCTTCAACCCAGTCTGGTGGATCTTCTCAGTCAGCTGATCCACAGCGATGTTACTGGGAGCACATACCAGCACTGGCCTgccacaagaaaaaaaagaaaaaaaaaaagtatataacaAAAAACTATTTGTCAAAATaattattgttttgtgttttgctaACATCTGTTAGCCATATGTAGTAAGATAGCTTAGCAAGCAGACTACAACAGCTTCAGACACAAGATAATGGGATCAAGTTTGTCTGAAAACCAGAAAGCAAAGTAGTGATCACAATTTATATAATCaagaatatttataaatatttgccATCTTAAAAAGTTTGATAtatttctgaatttttttacatttatatatacagaGACAAACAGCCATTTTATAATTCTTTTTTGGTAAATAGAAATAAACCACTGGTTAGCATTTTAAATGTACAGCCCGTCTTAAATAACACAAACAGGTGGTAGTTTCACTTTCTATTTTAAGAGCACCAATTCACTTTACCGTGTACTCTTGGTTAATCATGCATTTACTGAATGATGAGTGAAGTGCATCATTGAACTTGCAGCTTGTAAGTCCAGAAAACTTAACAGGAGTCTAAAAATTAATGTATAACAATCACCTTTATATGTACACTTAAGTACAGTCTCCTGCCATTGGCTATTTGACTTACCCATTGCCCTGTCTGGCCAGGTGGTAAACAATGGTCGCAGAGGTGACAGTTTTGCCAGTTCCTGGAGGACCCTGAATCAGACTGAGAGGACGCTGCAGCACAGTCTTCACAGCATACacctaaacaaaacaaacattattgTTTCACTATCAGGGACAGAAAGGTCTAATTGGATTAAGGATAAATGATATACAGAACTCCTCTATATGTAGCACATCTGTTTTCACGTAGAGCTAGACAATGTAGTAAAAGGTCAGTTGTTCTTAAATTGCCTTTCATTCGAACACTGAAAGTAAATGAAGGTATATTGAGTATATAAGGTATATACTGGTGGCTACCTGCGAGTGGTTGAGGTCAGGCAGGCCTTGGGCAGTGAAGCGCTTGGGAAGCTGGCACTTAATAATCACATCCTCCACTTCATGGCCAAGCAGCTTGTGGTAGATGTAGCCAGACACGGAGGTCTCATCCACTGCAAATGTTTTCAAGGCGCTCTGCATGCTATAACACAAAGTAAACATTTGCTTGGGAAAGGACCACTGATGACCAATGATGCTACCAAAAAAATgtgataaatattttatatttataaaaggcACATTCATTTGACGAATTAAACAGAATATAAAAAGCTGTGGAAAAATCTTGATAAGACACCAGAACACAgaacagtttaaaataataataataataataatataaatccaaatatattttaccctaaatcatcatcatcatatttcCTACTAACCGGTCAAAGGAAGTTGATTTCCAGACAAAATccacctggaagttgtggggcACCTCCACAGGAGCTCCTGCACTGCTCCTCAGTTCAATGGCAATCTCATCTCCATAGTCTGAGAACAGCTGTTTAAGGAAACTTAGAAACACATTTGCCAATTAAAGGCAATTGTTTCTGACATTCAGCCTATAATGAGTacggttgttttatttttctccccCTTTGCCTCACTCCAATTATTTTTCCTTTAGTTATTTTGGGAGTATAGAGTTCAGCACTAATAAGGACCTCTTTGGAAGCACAAATAACTCACTAACCCAGGGGTATTCAAAATTATTCTTAAGAAAACACACTTCATTTGATTGTTTGATCGTGATCTCGAATCTCACCTGTGACCCACAGCAATTCCTTTACACTGTACATGCAGGGCATGCCCCACAGTTTGGATTAGAGCTGGGTGATACGGCCAAAAATGTTATCACGATACGTTTTTCTGTATTGATCAATCTCCAAATTCAAttacaatattaacattttgtcaCATGGTGACAAAAGGACATCCTTCTAAACATGTAGACTGAATACACCAAATGTTCATTATACAATATGCACATTACTCAAATTCACAAGCAAAGATTTCACTGGAACATTTTCTTACCACAAAAAAGTAATGATATCTATGTCTTGtgtcatgaaaacattcttagGGCATTACCACCTCAGgtgtttaaagaagcagaaagagtaaaaagatAAGTTAAGAAGAGTGTAAAATAATAGAttcataaataaacactcccaagtgctgAACTATAAACATATTGCATTTAACTCATTTGAAAGCTTAGATCAGTGCTTGTAACAGTTGGAAAGcattgtctttaaccacttatccagttcagagtcacggtgggtccagagcctatccagaatcactgagtgcaaagcTGAAAAAGTTCCACccttgggagtgtttatttaagagaagcagcctgatctatggcattgaaaccaataaaaaatttgcaagtggagaaaataattttgtgtaaaACGCCAGGCAATGAACAGTGCTCTCGTAACGGGAAAACATTTCCCAGGAGGAAAATATACCGAGTGAAGAAAAACAGTGGGTTCTCTCTGCACACGACAGAAAGTTTCTGCGCTTGtatgtatattaaataaataaatataatatatataaaggcggcacagtggcgcagcaggtagttcgattcccactctgggttactgtctgtgaggagttggtgtgttctccctgtgtccgcatgggtttcctcccacagtccaaaaacacacgttgcaggtggattggcgactcaaaggtgtccgtgagtgtgtgagtgaatgtgtgagagtgtgtgttgccctgtgaaggactggcgccccctccagggtatattcctgccttgcgcccactgattccatgtaggctctggacccactgcgaccctgaactggaaaagcgcttacagataatggatggatggatattagtcctggagatgaaatggtgAGAAtgaaattggataagcggttacagataatgaatgaatgaatgaatatatataaataaatttacacCTATAATTCTCACGTTCATGCAGTTGCCTGTTCATTTACTGTAATAGCATGAGTATACGCGTCTGATTGTGTGCAGCTGGCTGTGTTACCTGggaatagaaatgaaggttTATTGAGCTCTATTACCCAAAGCTTATCATCGTTATCTGGCAAATATTAATCATGAAACATATCTATATCTTTTTATCGCCCAGTACTAGTTTGAATACTTCTGCATGAGCCATGTTCTGTTGCAAATTCAGTGGCTTTCTCTGATGGAATACACAGAAAGGATACTGTCTGGGACCTTGATAACATGTCCAATTCCCTTCCACAAAGGCGCCATGTCTCCCTTGTATCGCAGGCAGATTTCATCCCCTTGCATCAGTCGCATATCTGTACATATACAGTACATTTAATTAGAAAAGAATTTTAACTTAGATtatgttttctattttataGTTACCACAAAAATGATCTTATATCCATCACATACACAGTGacaacaaatatttacaaaaacccATTCATACAAACACTAACAGGTGTGCTGTCTCGCACgcgcacacaaaaacacacacgagTGGACGCATCCGTGCATACATCGATGAAGGATGCATGGGGCACGGAGTTGGGGATGGGATGGATATGAACCACTGGTAGACACAGAGGATGAAGAAAGTAAATATTACCACCTGAATCCGTCTTGGGAAGTGTGAAATAAGCAATCCTCTTTTTATTCAGTCCCAAGTCCCACCTGACAGTTATATTGTCTTGggtctaaaaagaaaaaaaaaaaaaagacgacaTGAAATTAACACGTTACTCACTCTGATTAATTAACTGTTAACCATTCTCTCCTCAAAAACGTATACTACAACAGTTTTATAAGCAAATTAACGATTAATGTGGTAAGATTATCTAGCGTAGGCAGTTATTTGTAAACCTGGGACTCTTTGAGCTTCTTGTCATAATCTGCCTCCAGTTTTACGAGTGGACCAAATATGTTCTGGTACTGGTAGGCGTCCTCGTAGCGCAGCAGCACATGCTGAGGCTCCTCATCCACACCAGGTTTCTCCAAATCCTCAAGAGTTGCTGTAGGGTTTTCCTGTAAGTCAGACAaaatgtaaccacttaaaaaggaagtaatgattattaatatatcaaagccttgaattatgaattaataaatttgAATGAAATCACTACTAAGAACCTAGCTGCGCCACAAAGACTTCAATGAGATGTTCTTCCTAATCAATCATGAAATTCTTATCTCCAGTTCAAATCGATCACTCAAATACACCACATACATCAGCAGATGCTAATGATATTTCTCAAAAACACATCAGTGACATACAGAGGAGATCTTCACCCCAAATCTCTGGGCATAATTTCTGGAAACTTAGTTTGATTAGAAACACTTTAAATACACGCTCCTCCCCAACAGCTGTGGATGGAAGCCTCCTGTACCTTCCAGAGTTCCTCTAGTTTGTTGATCTGCTGAGCAGTGATCTGGCGTGCCCTCAGTTGCTCCTGTTCAGATGGGATCTTCACCAGCCAGGACAGAAAGCAGCGGTCCTGGATCAGGGGCTGCCACTGGGAACTGTCCCAGTTAATGTCCTTCAGGCTGCTCTGACTAGCACAAGGCTgcctaaacaaataaataaccacCTATGAAACTCGTCATCACTTTGGGTCAAAAtcgatttattttaaaaacgaGACGTTTAAAGGTGAACAGCCGTTGATCCGTCCTCTACCTCTTCTTTACACTGAGCAAAACATAACACTGTTATAAGAGACCTTATTTCCATCAGTGTTAAAGCTGAAAGGTTATAAGCTATAAATCAAATGACCTTACTGCAATAACTTAAaactgtttaattaattaaaaaaaaaaaaaaggatgccAATAATCTTACCTGCAGAGCAGCACCACAACCGAATCAGCCTTGGCAGGGATGAAGCCCAGGAGGAAGACATTGCGACAGCCACAGTTGTAACACTCCAACACAGTCTCCCCAAGAGGCCCATCTTTATGCAGGGTCACTTCCTTACATTTGGCCCTCACCAAGTGATTGACAATATGGCTGTTATAAAAGAATGGACGTAGATGAATCgaacagaaataaataagatATGGAATACTATACAGCCGTGAAATCTGATAACATTTATGTATAACAGTGACTCAAATAACTTATCAGCTTACCTGCCAGAGGTGTTGCCGCGACCATTGCAGAACCATTTCTTGCTGGTGTTGCAATACACTACACAAGCAGGATCATGGATACCACAATAACTGTGAGGAGAATAGAAAGTCTAATGAACCCATGAGTCAATGTATACCATAAGAGAGGAGAGTCAGAAATAattaactttaaataataaaccagTAGGGAAGTGTGTATcgattttaataaataaaaaaacgcAGGAGTAAAAatccaaaatatatattcagaaaaataaataaataaaaaattgtgaACACTTTCACAAATCTAGCCTCCCTTTGCTGCAGCAACAGACTCTGCTCTTTCAGAAATCTTTAAACCAGATGGGGGAACTTGCTGGAACAATTAAACTGCATTTAGTCATAAAAGAATTATTCACAAAGTCCCTCCAGCACTATTACTTCACAGCCTAATGCTGGGGGTTTTAACACCTTCCAGCAGACACTTGGCATTAGGCATGGCGACTCATGTGGCTGCTTCCAGGGTTTTCTACAGAGATTAACTAAAAGCCAGGTTTGCACACCTCAACACCTGTCAGTACCTGAATCCACTAATTTAGAAGCAGCGtgtacaaacttttggacagaGTTTGTTTTGGTGGTGAAGGTTTAACCCTAAGATCTCTCATCCTAGACGTAACGTCTTTCAGTGACAATTAACAATTCAGGACCATCCAAGCCagttcaaatgtaaacaaaagttCTTATTTCTCTGTCGCATAACTCCAGTGTTAGAGAGCGTGTTAGCACTACTCTACAGGTGTTCGTAAAATTATGACAACCTCTTACTGCTCACAGGTCCACTCTATCCCATAATAAATCTATACACAGCTGGACGGTGTTTATAATGCATTCTTACAATCTCTAGGGCAATATTTAAAGCCAACTGTTCACTCACTTTTATAATTAAGTTCTCACAATTATCAATAccttttgtaatatatttgctCTGAAGtgtcagaaaaagaaaaatgcagagtgatcataaaaaaaattcctTGATTGATTTGAGTTGGGCACAACCTAGACTTATGTAATGTCAGGTCTGCCAAAGAaccaatcagagacagaaataaaTATACGTTGCCACAATAGACATAGGGTTAGTTTTGACCTGATAATGCTACTTACTCGTCACAATGAACAATGCCTGTGAGGAGGCAGGCAGCAGCTTGTACTTTTTGTAGCATTTAATTTCTAGTGTACAGCATTaccaaataaatatacattagcTATCCTCACTgtctctaaataaataaataaataaataaataaccaaaccAACAAACGTGTACCTCCGTTCTGTTGATATTTAGTTTTCTACAATATTTGAACAACAGAATAGAATGCTTCAAAATAAATTAGAACAACATCTTTTAACAATAACGTTCACTGAAGGTTAATTAAGTTTTCACCTCCTTCTGTAAAGTTCctattttataaaaacatttttacttaTAACAATATAACATTTGTAAATGCTTATCCCGTGGTATATCcaagatttaaatatttatatactaaCAAAATAGGGAACAGTGTCTTTAAATCAAAAGAGTGGAGACGAACTAAAGCTTAGTGTAAAATTACAAGTTCAAACATAACTCATTTAGATTTACAACAAAAGCCTTCTTACAGTAAATCTATGAGAAGGGGAAGCTGTTATATAGTTATAGTGCTGTCTACCTGCAGGCATGCACAGGCAGATCCTTGGTGTAATAAGTgtcctcttcatcttcttcaAAATTCAGCTCAGCCAAGAGTTGACTGGCTTTACCCACAGCATCCTCCCCGTTCTGCAGGACCCCATCTGGTCCGTTCACCTTCAAAGAGAAGGGAATGTTAAACCAAGGCTCCAAAAAATGCACAAATACGTGGATATTTTAAAGATATAGCTCAGTGTGACTGGTTCAGTGCGCTACTCAGCTTGAGCAGTGGTTGTTTTGTTAACTTTCACCAAAGTGActgataaataaacacattcaaaaGGCACAAGGCTTAAAGCAGAAAAGGAAGCAGGCGGTTGTCAGTAACATCGGTGAGAATAATGGAACTAcagctgtgtttctgtctgATATTGTGCTTGGCGAGGCTAAGTGCGTTAGCTACGCCATTTACCTTGGCTCAATCTTAATCTTTCACATGGATCCCTGtcccctactccctacataagTGCACTGCGTAGTAGGTCGTGAAACTGACTTCTACACACACGTCAACTTTCTTTTCCAGGAAACAACcttaatttgttttttgtaaataatatattaaaataataataataatatccctACAATTTATATACATGAACTCAATTTGTGTaactggacatttaaaatgtacacaactCCAGCGTGTTCAATTCAGCCAACATTAGAAATAAAGAAGATTCAGCAGATTTTCACTTTGAAAGTCAACATATCATGACAAGGGCTGCCCATACATCTGCAAAgaaattatacaaatatttaacgtatatatttgaaaatatatatgaaaaccACATGGGAACAGATATGTATTTGCAGAAATGTTATAAAAGCAGTAGAACAGATGAAATGCCGATATTGTAGCACTGTGGACAGAAGTATGTAGAAACAGTATCAGCAATAGAAATTATTTTAACGTTGAACTGCTGAACTAACGTAACTGCCGATACCAATATAATCAATATCTGTGCATCCAggttagccataacattacaaccacctccTGATGTCTACGCTCACTGTAAATTCCCtgcagctccactgatcatacatgagcactttgtagttatacTGTAACAGAgtgtaatccatctgttgctctgcatcccTTGTTTATCCCATCACCCT
This window of the Hoplias malabaricus isolate fHopMal1 chromosome Y, fHopMal1.hap1, whole genome shotgun sequence genome carries:
- the LOC136678837 gene encoding regulator of nonsense transcripts 1 isoform X2; the encoded protein is MSVEAYGPSSQTLTFLDTEEAELLGADTQGSEFEFTDFTLPSQTQTQGQTQSQLDNQVNGPDGVLQNGEDAVGKASQLLAELNFEEDEEDTYYTKDLPVHACSYCGIHDPACVVYCNTSKKWFCNGRGNTSGSHIVNHLVRAKCKEVTLHKDGPLGETVLECYNCGCRNVFLLGFIPAKADSVVVLLCRQPCASQSSLKDINWDSSQWQPLIQDRCFLSWLVKIPSEQEQLRARQITAQQINKLEELWKENPTATLEDLEKPGVDEEPQHVLLRYEDAYQYQNIFGPLVKLEADYDKKLKESQTQDNITVRWDLGLNKKRIAYFTLPKTDSDMRLMQGDEICLRYKGDMAPLWKGIGHVIKVPDNYGDEIAIELRSSAGAPVEVPHNFQVDFVWKSTSFDRMQSALKTFAVDETSVSGYIYHKLLGHEVEDVIIKCQLPKRFTAQGLPDLNHSQVYAVKTVLQRPLSLIQGPPGTGKTVTSATIVYHLARQGNGPVLVCAPSNIAVDQLTEKIHQTGLKVVRLCAKSREAIDSPVSFLALHNQIRNMDSMPELQKLQQLKDETGELSSSDEKRYRALKRAAERELLMNADVICCTCVGAGDPRLAKMQFRSILIDESTQATEPECMVPVVLGAKQLILVGDHCQLGPVVMCKKAAKAGLSQSLFERLVVLGIRPIRLQVQYRMHPALSAFPSNIFYEGSLQNGVTAADRIKKGFDFQWPQPDKPMFFYVTQGQEEIASSGTSYLNRTEAANVEKITTRLLKAGAKPDQIGIITPYEGQRSYLVQYMQFSGSLHTKLYQEVEIASVDAFQGREKDFIILSCVRANEHQGIGFLNDPRRLNVALTRARYGVIIVGNPKALSKQPLWNHLLNYYKEQKVLVEGPLNNLRESLMQFSKPRKLVNTINPGARFMSTAMYDAREAMIPGSVYDRSNTGRPSNMYFQTHDQIGMIGAGPNPMASMNIPIPFNLVMPPMPPPGYLGQVNGPAAGRGTPKGKTGGRGGRQRNRGVGNHGSGQTNMTSSQASQDLVSQPFSQGPLTQGYITMSQPSQMSQPGLSQPELSQDSYLGDEFKSQMDVALSQDSTYQGERAYQHGGVTGLSQY
- the LOC136678837 gene encoding regulator of nonsense transcripts 1 isoform X1; the encoded protein is MSVEAYGPSSQTLTFLDTEEAELLGADTQGSEFEFTDFTLPSQTQTQGQTQSQLDNQVNGPDGVLQNGEDAVGKASQLLAELNFEEDEEDTYYTKDLPVHACSYCGIHDPACVVYCNTSKKWFCNGRGNTSGSHIVNHLVRAKCKEVTLHKDGPLGETVLECYNCGCRNVFLLGFIPAKADSVVVLLCRQPCASQSSLKDINWDSSQWQPLIQDRCFLSWLVKIPSEQEQLRARQITAQQINKLEELWKENPTATLEDLEKPGVDEEPQHVLLRYEDAYQYQNIFGPLVKLEADYDKKLKESQTQDNITVRWDLGLNKKRIAYFTLPKTDSGDMRLMQGDEICLRYKGDMAPLWKGIGHVIKVPDNYGDEIAIELRSSAGAPVEVPHNFQVDFVWKSTSFDRMQSALKTFAVDETSVSGYIYHKLLGHEVEDVIIKCQLPKRFTAQGLPDLNHSQVYAVKTVLQRPLSLIQGPPGTGKTVTSATIVYHLARQGNGPVLVCAPSNIAVDQLTEKIHQTGLKVVRLCAKSREAIDSPVSFLALHNQIRNMDSMPELQKLQQLKDETGELSSSDEKRYRALKRAAERELLMNADVICCTCVGAGDPRLAKMQFRSILIDESTQATEPECMVPVVLGAKQLILVGDHCQLGPVVMCKKAAKAGLSQSLFERLVVLGIRPIRLQVQYRMHPALSAFPSNIFYEGSLQNGVTAADRIKKGFDFQWPQPDKPMFFYVTQGQEEIASSGTSYLNRTEAANVEKITTRLLKAGAKPDQIGIITPYEGQRSYLVQYMQFSGSLHTKLYQEVEIASVDAFQGREKDFIILSCVRANEHQGIGFLNDPRRLNVALTRARYGVIIVGNPKALSKQPLWNHLLNYYKEQKVLVEGPLNNLRESLMQFSKPRKLVNTINPGARFMSTAMYDAREAMIPGSVYDRSNTGRPSNMYFQTHDQIGMIGAGPNPMASMNIPIPFNLVMPPMPPPGYLGQVNGPAAGRGTPKGKTGGRGGRQRNRGVGNHGSGQTNMTSSQASQDLVSQPFSQGPLTQGYITMSQPSQMSQPGLSQPELSQDSYLGDEFKSQMDVALSQDSTYQGERAYQHGGVTGLSQY